The sequence ATCTCTGTTCAAGTGTCCACATGCAAGAAGAAATGCTAAGTGCACCTGAATTAGCTCTTAAAAGTGAGTGGATTTTAGAAGCCCTGAtgacattattttaaataagcCCCACCTTTTCCAGCTGTAACACTAAAGTTTATAATCCCCATGGCCAAATACTATTCTTAAAAGGGCCATTCAGCATATTGAGTATTTTTTCCCTCTTCACACCTTTAAATGCATGGCTTTCACTTGCAACATAGTATTTTTAAATGGTTGAATAACTATACTTTAGTATTGACTCGAGTAAAATATCTGAGTACTTCAGTCGAGCTGGAGCAGGAATATCAGAGCGGCTCCTTTAAATCTccgtggaggagcaggaagaggaggagtctaCGTTGTAGAAGCGTTTCTCTTCTTGTCATGAAAATGGAAATGAGACTTTTGTTATACTGAAATAGTCCACATCGGACTCAGTTTGAAACTgcccagttgttgttgttgttgtatcgtGGAACTCGTTTGATTGCAAATGTCGAACTCCATCAAAAACGTCGCGATATTTGGAGCCACGGGAATGACCGGGCTGGCGACTCTCCCGTTGGCGGTGGCTGCAGGTGAGTAGTGAGAATAGAAAGAAACAGAATATAATATAGATTATGTATCGGTGCCTTGTGCTGGTCACACCGTTCACCCTTTATACATCACAATACGAGTACACTGTCGTTACAATCGGAATCATATGACATGGATCCATATCAATGTTATATATATGCAATAGCAATGTAATATGGGCAAAACTATGGTGATGTTGTCAACATCCACCTGCTCTACTCGAGGTACACTTTTGAAGATCGCAACACATGCGATCTGATTTATTTAATCTACACGTTTCACAggaacttctttatttctttctttctgaatCTCAAGTTGACTTAAATGTActctattatttataaaaagtaaattaaagtgaagagtttACATTTCGGATCAAACACTGGTGCAGTTCGCTCTATTATTATTGGTTGAGATTCCCCAAAGTTGTGAAACgctcacatgatgtcacatgattaatttaatttagcAACGTTTTCATTCCCTTTCTCCTTCCTTAACCAcgtgggggtggggagggggcgggggtcGACCAATACTGTCGAGTCATGTCAGACGTTAGCGGTCAGCAGCACTCTGCTGAGTCACACAGAGCTGATAGTGGAAGCTGTTCACTATCTGGCCCGGGCAGAGAGGGCGGGATCTCCttcgtgcagcaggtggagctgGTAGAGCCGCTTCTGGAATACATTCTTTAATTTAGCTCCAGTTTGAAAACAATTGTAATCATTGAATTTTCTATTTCATTGTTATACCACACATGCAATGATCACTGCACAATGCATGACCAATCAGGCCAAAGGGACAGGTTCAGTGGGAGGGTTTCAAAACGAGGGGAAATGGTCAGTCGTCATTGGGTCCTAACCCCCAGCTGCTCCTCTGTGCTGGTGACTCTCGTTGGCCCACTTCTCCTGATATTGATGTAGTCGTAACAACGGGGTCAATGTCATGATGGATACAatccccaaaaatatatatattcgtagGGCAACTATTTGGGTGTTTAGGAGCATCCCAGTGATGACGCCGGTGTGTTTGATTCCCCGGATTCCCTCCATCAGGGTACAACGTGACGGTGCTGGTGCGGGACCTCGCCAGGCTGCCCGCCGACCACAAGGCCGCCAGAGTGGTGGTGGGAGATGTGCTCAACAAAGAGGACGTGAAGAAGACCATGGAGGGCCAAGACGCTGTTGTCATCATCCTGGGCACCAGGAACAACCTGAGTTAGTCTCCACGGTTTGATGCAAACACATTCTTACAGTATAGGTATAACATTACAACATGACGAGAGGAAAACCAAATGCTTCGGGCTCTTCCTACATGTTCACACTGCTGTCTTTCATTGGTCGACATTTTCTCACGTTGATCTTTACACATCTGACCATGTTCCCCTCACAAGGAGGATTGTAGTTTTGAATAGTGTAATAGTAGAACATATTCACTAGAGGTCGCCGTGCAAGATTTACAACACATAGCCCTATGTAGTTGTTTAAGTGTGACACAATCTGAAACAcactgtttatttaaaaaaagtagacCTTATTGATCAAAAGTAGGGAAACAATAATAGCAAAAGCTTAGATTACAGTCAAAGATCTGCATTCAATATCAATAATACACCAATGCCATTGAGTTTTACAGGTACTGACAGTCTTGGGACCCATCAGCTGTCACATGAATGTAGAATCTGAGAACAGAGATTACATAATTGACGCATTAATTTGTAAGATGTCTTTTAATGTTGGTCTTCTGAATACGTCATTTACTAAAAATTAACACACTAAGTCTTTAGTCGTATGCGTCCATGTATGTACACGTATGTGGAGGAATGCTAGCGTCTCAAACTGTACTCAAGTACAGTTTTTGAATATCTAGTGACTCCCCACGTCGGTGAGGATGAACTGCGTTCTGACCTGTGATCTGATTTGTGCTCGCTAGGCCCGACCACCATGATGTCCGAAGGCACCAAGAACATCCTTGAAGCCATGAAGGCTCGCGGGATCAGCAAAGTGGTCGGCTGCATGTCGGGTACAACTCActgttttataattgttttattgattttaagttttgaaCTTCAGAT comes from Pseudoliparis swirei isolate HS2019 ecotype Mariana Trench chromosome 20, NWPU_hadal_v1, whole genome shotgun sequence and encodes:
- the blvrb gene encoding flavin reductase (NADPH) is translated as MSNSIKNVAIFGATGMTGLATLPLAVAAGYNVTVLVRDLARLPADHKAARVVVGDVLNKEDVKKTMEGQDAVVIILGTRNNLSPTTMMSEGTKNILEAMKARGISKVVGCMSAFLLWDRYKVPPRMLPVTEDHDRMYARLQSSGLNYVAVMPPHIGGDLPLTESYEAAEDMIKGRAISKHDLGHFFIKCLSTSEWDGKAVGVWGEYK